The following are encoded together in the Bacteroidales bacterium genome:
- a CDS encoding FG-GAP-like repeat-containing protein gives MKKLTFISILIFNIFFLTSFSQNNKATFICQYWELRGDHTGRNDTYIARDYIKLKQDFKYTADVDNKFIGKINPNLIFNTNYTSTQTPHSTNLPVGSLPGSVNVSPTGAATYQIPIVLPPGTAGMMPGLSIVYNSQSGDGMLGRGWTIGGFSAISRIPSTLYHDDMVDGVDFDENDRFALDGQRLIETISYPDEKVYHTEIENFSEVRSYDKTGYGPSEFQVKTKTGLTLQYGYTKDSRIQTQYEHLVMYYLLNKVTDALGNYYTITYKEENGEFYPLQIEYTENDNGLSSYNTVKFFYTSKTDKSSAYVEGFKFKNTVLLSDIKIYNNNYLIRKYTFKYNFNSFSRLSEIQLYEDKNKTINTTKIEWGNETDNYDLDQINITGADDYYPGDYNGDGKTDLFVAVKLLEDGYLQYDEVGNVIYEKWQYYTVDNNGNFILKEEHDLDCHIKCYPLDFNGDGKSDILYAWYDSDDDLFFYYLLRSRGESFQYLFAHIEDHNPYEKREIKIADFNGDGKSDILIVTEKSNKSNYEILTWNWQYVTYPLLVASTSEGNIIKKVVVNDFNGNGKSDVMFIYNRWDGYACRIKEIEKLEDGSYHENELYIGGYPTKAHSIFTGDFNGDGKSDLLTWCESASWEIHLSKGNAYAWSGNPEINFDHNNDPEQFYNDDNYIVADYNGDGKADVLEQYDISGNQSRFNIFYSQGNSFIKEANNIEDIYPYIQEFRVNADFNGDGKQDCLLNTGHYTNYRKVIYFHPHEQKNLVKSITNGYNNIIQFEYKPITSSDVYTKGSGANFPVIDFQGALFVTKNLYTNDGVGGFLSQNYKYESAKIHRQGKGFLGFMKVTSENTRNKIFSETEFIYNTTYYNTYPVSTRTYYYNTDSLISSSAVTNQYIQHLGDKRIYTYPKETESTDHLTNTTINSSFNYDSNGNLTRSYINYDDEGNTEALYQDYITAGAWLPTKPEKTIIKKTATGKPLYTRTSEFEYYSNGFLKKSIEDPNDDKSITGEYWYNNFGNTTHTKVSAPDEEDKDSYFEYDSKNRFVINQTDPLGFTSEQTYDEETGNILTETDINGHITKFKYNAFGSLIETELPDGTKAYQTINWYPGGIITYAHTYSTVSADGVSPVTTYYDKLGRKIRTETSGFNNEKTISIIRYSNKGHVYKTYEPHFEGEDGNYTWFYYDNYGRQSSIISPIGTTSYDFTGKTTTVTGFDGEQTSKTINSLGQVVIAKDNGGEINYDYNSAGLPLTITAPGGAVVSIAYDNYGNKTSLTDPDAGIINYEYDAFSNITKQTDANQNMHEMEYDIAGRLTEKSGPEGVTTYVYDVALNGLGMLASEQVTPVGNRQVYTYDNLSRLSSVTETFENEDYTYSYNYDNLSRINRMTYPSGFAYTKHYKADNGYLEQINRADNGDLIWKAEDMNALGQLTQYCKGVNEITTYKTYDDYHRPEAVVTGDFQHFEYYFEKETGNLLSREDVIHSNKESFEYDDNRLHKIWQGYTPALVNTINYDTTGNISSKTDAGTYNYDANKIHAVTQVEGDLYLPSNNQGITYTAFNKVKQISENNDIKAIPGIKLYFTYGLNNQRKKTVLEENGHITQTKYFFGSYEKTINNLTGEITEYNYLPGGAIFKKVDGVGEMLFTYTDHLGSITHITDDQGNFFDEHEQSFDAWGRIRNPETWELLNSPFSKGVGGIINDRGYTGHEMLPQFALINMNGRLYDPILGRMLSPDNYIQMPDFTQNFNRYSYVLNNPLKYVDPDGEIIWMPVIIGAVAGGYSGYQIGKAMGATGLGMAGYIAGGAVIGAVSGGIAAEFAAAGGFMANTASIVAGSYMNSTGMAVLSSGMTDVNVGFGAGSYNITQNEWSGIWAYKDNTFMENAGYVVGASANVQDIFAGFNGTTVDVKAKWKIAGHSEVEGKYLYEYDDLDNPVYKKILISVGPEDRTIGSTAKGGLKWEMEYVKRTLQGHSVEGQNSLRYWSKYSNVKLNNVNGKILSNMTERLFEVQNLFDTNRLKYGLLYGCVNYTSRALLFSGVVNINAFLPVTTPLLLNAEMFARQMTIYNMAYFINDYN, from the coding sequence ATGAAAAAGTTAACATTTATTTCAATCCTCATTTTCAATATATTTTTCTTAACAAGCTTTTCTCAAAATAATAAAGCTACATTTATATGTCAATATTGGGAATTGAGAGGAGATCATACAGGTAGAAATGATACTTATATTGCTCGTGACTATATTAAACTAAAGCAAGATTTTAAATACACGGCAGATGTTGATAATAAGTTTATCGGAAAAATCAACCCAAATTTAATCTTTAATACAAATTATACAAGCACACAAACTCCCCACAGTACAAATTTACCTGTCGGCAGCTTGCCCGGAAGCGTAAATGTTAGCCCCACCGGGGCAGCCACTTATCAAATACCGATTGTATTACCGCCCGGAACAGCCGGTATGATGCCCGGTTTATCAATTGTTTACAACAGCCAATCAGGCGACGGAATGTTGGGCAGAGGTTGGACAATAGGCGGTTTTTCGGCAATATCAAGAATCCCTTCTACATTATACCACGATGATATGGTTGACGGTGTAGATTTTGATGAAAATGATCGTTTTGCTTTAGACGGTCAACGCCTTATTGAAACTATATCATATCCGGACGAAAAAGTCTATCATACCGAAATTGAAAATTTTTCAGAAGTCAGATCATACGATAAAACAGGATATGGCCCTTCAGAGTTTCAAGTTAAAACAAAAACCGGATTGACTTTGCAGTATGGCTATACCAAAGATTCCAGAATACAAACTCAATATGAACATCTCGTGATGTATTATCTGCTAAATAAAGTTACTGATGCTCTCGGTAATTATTATACAATTACATACAAAGAAGAAAACGGCGAATTTTATCCTCTCCAAATTGAATACACAGAAAATGATAACGGTCTGTCGTCCTACAACACAGTTAAATTTTTCTATACAAGTAAAACCGATAAAAGTTCTGCATATGTTGAGGGTTTTAAATTTAAAAATACTGTTTTGTTATCTGACATTAAAATCTATAATAACAATTATCTTATTCGAAAATACACATTTAAGTATAATTTTAATTCTTTTTCCCGTCTTTCCGAAATTCAACTTTATGAAGACAAAAATAAAACAATTAATACTACAAAAATTGAGTGGGGAAATGAAACAGACAACTATGATTTAGACCAAATTAATATAACAGGAGCTGATGATTATTATCCCGGAGATTATAACGGTGACGGAAAGACAGATTTATTTGTAGCAGTTAAGTTGTTGGAAGACGGATACTTACAGTATGATGAAGTCGGAAATGTAATATATGAAAAATGGCAATATTATACTGTTGACAATAATGGTAACTTTATTTTAAAAGAAGAACATGATTTAGATTGTCATATTAAATGTTATCCGCTTGATTTTAACGGTGACGGAAAATCTGATATTTTATATGCTTGGTATGATTCTGATGATGATTTATTCTTTTATTATTTGTTAAGATCAAGAGGTGAAAGTTTTCAATATTTATTTGCTCATATTGAAGACCACAACCCTTACGAAAAAAGAGAAATTAAAATAGCTGATTTTAATGGTGACGGTAAATCTGATATACTTATAGTTACAGAAAAAAGTAACAAAAGTAATTATGAAATTTTAACTTGGAACTGGCAATATGTCACATATCCTTTATTAGTTGCTTCTACGTCGGAAGGAAACATAATAAAAAAAGTAGTTGTTAATGATTTTAACGGAAACGGTAAATCAGATGTAATGTTTATTTATAACAGATGGGATGGATATGCATGTAGAATAAAAGAGATTGAAAAACTTGAGGATGGAAGCTATCATGAAAACGAACTTTACATCGGAGGATACCCAACTAAAGCGCATAGTATATTCACTGGAGATTTTAATGGTGACGGTAAATCTGACCTTCTGACTTGGTGTGAATCTGCTTCATGGGAAATACATCTTTCAAAAGGCAATGCCTATGCTTGGTCCGGTAATCCGGAAATAAATTTTGATCACAATAATGATCCGGAACAATTTTATAATGATGATAATTATATTGTTGCAGATTATAATGGTGACGGAAAAGCTGATGTATTAGAACAATATGATATAAGCGGAAATCAATCAAGATTTAACATTTTTTACAGTCAAGGAAATTCTTTTATTAAAGAAGCAAATAACATTGAAGATATTTATCCGTATATTCAAGAATTCAGAGTTAATGCTGATTTTAACGGTGACGGAAAACAAGACTGTTTGTTAAATACAGGGCATTATACTAATTACAGGAAAGTAATTTACTTTCACCCCCACGAACAAAAAAATCTTGTAAAATCAATAACTAACGGTTACAATAATATAATTCAATTTGAATATAAACCTATTACAAGCAGTGATGTTTATACAAAAGGCAGTGGAGCAAATTTTCCTGTAATAGATTTTCAAGGAGCTTTATTTGTAACGAAAAATCTTTATACAAATGACGGAGTAGGAGGTTTCCTTTCTCAAAACTATAAATACGAAAGTGCGAAAATACACAGGCAAGGAAAAGGTTTTCTCGGATTTATGAAAGTTACATCTGAAAATACAAGAAATAAAATATTTTCCGAAACAGAGTTTATTTATAATACTACTTATTATAATACATATCCTGTTTCAACAAGAACATATTATTATAATACAGATTCATTAATTTCATCAAGTGCTGTTACAAATCAATATATCCAACATTTGGGAGATAAAAGAATTTATACATATCCCAAAGAAACAGAAAGCACAGACCATTTAACAAATACAACAATAAATTCAAGTTTTAATTATGACAGCAACGGAAATCTAACACGTTCTTATATTAATTATGACGATGAAGGCAATACAGAAGCATTATACCAAGATTATATAACAGCAGGTGCTTGGTTGCCCACAAAACCGGAAAAAACAATTATTAAAAAAACAGCAACAGGAAAACCTCTTTATACAAGAACATCAGAATTTGAATATTACAGCAACGGATTTCTGAAAAAAAGCATAGAAGACCCCAACGATGATAAATCAATTACCGGCGAATATTGGTATAATAATTTCGGAAATACAACTCATACAAAAGTTTCTGCTCCGGATGAAGAAGATAAAGACTCATATTTTGAATACGACAGCAAAAATCGTTTTGTAATTAACCAAACTGACCCTCTCGGTTTTACAAGCGAACAGACCTACGATGAAGAAACCGGAAATATCTTAACAGAAACAGATATTAACGGACATATAACAAAATTTAAATATAATGCATTCGGAAGTCTTATTGAAACCGAACTGCCCGACGGCACAAAAGCATATCAAACAATAAATTGGTATCCGGGCGGTATTATTACTTATGCACATACATATTCAACAGTAAGTGCTGACGGTGTGTCTCCGGTAACAACATATTACGATAAACTCGGAAGAAAAATAAGAACAGAAACAAGCGGTTTTAATAATGAAAAAACAATATCAATTATTAGATACAGCAACAAAGGACATGTTTATAAAACTTATGAACCTCATTTTGAAGGTGAAGACGGAAATTATACATGGTTTTATTATGATAATTACGGCAGACAATCAAGCATAATTTCACCAATAGGTACAACATCATACGATTTTACAGGTAAAACAACAACAGTAACCGGATTCGACGGAGAACAAACTTCAAAAACAATAAACTCCCTTGGACAAGTTGTTATTGCCAAAGATAACGGAGGCGAAATAAACTACGATTACAACTCTGCAGGTTTACCTTTGACAATAACAGCTCCGGGAGGTGCAGTTGTCAGTATTGCTTATGATAACTACGGTAATAAAACAAGCCTCACCGACCCTGATGCCGGTATAATAAATTATGAATATGATGCGTTTTCAAATATAACAAAACAAACCGATGCAAACCAAAATATGCATGAAATGGAATATGACATAGCAGGCAGATTAACAGAAAAATCAGGACCCGAAGGAGTAACAACTTATGTTTATGATGTTGCTCTGAATGGTTTGGGAATGCTTGCAAGTGAACAAGTAACGCCTGTTGGCAACAGGCAGGTCTATACATACGACAACTTAAGCCGCCTCTCATCAGTAACAGAAACATTTGAAAACGAAGATTATACATATTCCTACAATTACGATAATCTCAGTCGTATAAACCGAATGACATATCCTTCCGGTTTTGCTTATACAAAACATTATAAGGCAGATAACGGATATTTAGAACAAATTAACAGAGCAGATAACGGAGATTTAATTTGGAAAGCAGAAGATATGAATGCTCTCGGACAACTTACACAATATTGTAAAGGAGTAAACGAAATAACAACATACAAAACTTATGATGACTATCATCGCCCTGAAGCTGTTGTAACAGGCGATTTTCAACATTTTGAATATTATTTTGAAAAAGAAACCGGAAATTTATTAAGCAGAGAAGATGTAATACACAGCAATAAAGAAAGTTTTGAATACGATGATAATCGCTTGCATAAAATATGGCAAGGCTATACACCTGCACTTGTAAACACAATAAATTATGATACGACAGGTAATATAAGCAGTAAGACTGATGCCGGAACATACAACTACGATGCAAATAAAATACATGCAGTAACACAAGTTGAAGGAGACCTATATTTACCTTCAAATAACCAAGGTATTACATACACAGCATTTAACAAAGTTAAACAAATAAGCGAAAATAATGATATAAAAGCAATACCCGGAATTAAATTATACTTTACCTACGGCTTAAACAATCAAAGAAAGAAAACCGTATTAGAAGAAAACGGACATATTACACAAACAAAATACTTTTTCGGTTCGTACGAAAAAACAATAAACAATTTAACAGGTGAAATAACAGAATATAATTATTTACCCGGTGGTGCGATTTTTAAAAAGGTTGACGGCGTAGGTGAAATGCTCTTCACCTACACCGACCACCTCGGCTCAATAACACACATAACAGATGACCAAGGTAACTTTTTTGATGAACATGAACAAAGCTTCGATGCATGGGGCAGAATACGCAACCCCGAAACATGGGAGCTGCTAAACTCCCCCTTTTCAAAGGGGGTTGGGGGGATTATTAACGACAGAGGCTATACCGGCCACGAAATGCTCCCCCAATTCGCCCTAATAAACATGAACGGAAGATTATACGACCCAATACTCGGCCGCATGCTCTCCCCCGACAACTATATACAAATGCCCGATTTTACCCAAAACTTTAATCGGTATTCGTATGTTTTGAATAATCCGTTGAAGTATGTTGATCCGGATGGGGAAATTATTTGGATGCCGGTTATTATTGGTGCTGTTGCCGGAGGATATTCAGGATATCAAATAGGTAAAGCTATGGGTGCTACAGGTTTGGGTATGGCAGGATATATAGCCGGAGGAGCAGTGATAGGTGCTGTATCAGGCGGTATTGCAGCTGAATTTGCAGCAGCTGGTGGCTTTATGGCAAATACTGCAAGTATTGTAGCAGGATCATATATGAATTCAACCGGCATGGCAGTCTTGAGTAGCGGTATGACAGATGTAAATGTAGGGTTTGGTGCCGGTTCTTATAATATAACACAGAATGAATGGAGCGGAATATGGGCATATAAAGATAATACATTTATGGAAAATGCTGGGTATGTGGTTGGTGCATCAGCTAATGTGCAAGATATCTTTGCTGGTTTTAATGGCACAACAGTAGATGTTAAGGCTAAATGGAAGATTGCAGGACATAGCGAAGTTGAGGGTAAATATCTTTACGAATATGATGATTTAGATAATCCCGTTTATAAGAAAATTTTAATTTCTGTAGGTCCTGAAGACCGTACAATAGGGAGTACTGCCAAGGGTGGCTTAAAATGGGAGATGGAATATGTAAAAAGAACATTACAAGGGCACTCAGTTGAAGGTCAAAATTCACTTCGTTATTGGAGTAAATATTCTAATGTAAAACTTAATAATGTAAATGGCAAGATACTTTCAAATATGACAGAACGACTTTTTGAAGTCCAAAATCTTTTTGATACAAATCGTTTGAAATATGGTTTATTATACGGGTGCGTAAATTACACTTCAAGAGCACTTCTGTTTTCAGGTGTGGTAAACATAAATGCTTTTTTGC
- a CDS encoding T9SS type A sorting domain-containing protein: MKQFILLTTIILTVQLIQAQSHVTYTYDGAGNRLTRQTVILKSPDEDDKNKDKNNDDYKTNEINNIFGEGNIVIAPNPTAGALYISFNNIELAENTVISLYDISGRTVLRQKVKSNREKLDLTNNPAGTYILIIVSGNDKIEYSVIKE, translated from the coding sequence ATGAAACAATTTATACTATTAACAACAATCATATTAACAGTACAATTAATTCAAGCACAATCGCATGTAACATATACTTACGATGGTGCCGGAAACAGATTAACACGGCAAACAGTAATTTTAAAAAGCCCGGATGAAGATGATAAAAATAAAGATAAAAATAATGATGATTACAAAACAAATGAAATAAACAATATATTCGGAGAAGGCAATATTGTAATTGCTCCTAATCCGACAGCCGGAGCTTTATACATCAGTTTTAATAATATTGAACTTGCCGAAAACACTGTAATATCTTTATATGATATTTCGGGAAGAACAGTTTTACGCCAAAAAGTGAAATCAAACAGAGAAAAGTTAGATTTAACAAATAATCCGGCAGGTACATATATTTTAATAATAGTATCCGGAAATGATAAAATTGAGTATTCAGTGATAAAAGAATAG
- a CDS encoding T9SS type A sorting domain-containing protein, with protein sequence MKKLTIIIPALIFTLSINAQVNYYNNTITGSNASALGEENTSSGTNSFVSGYNSEVSGNYSSSLGYGNTVTAHGAFVMGTLSTATSAGATAIGNKVDATGSYNFVIGKGQSGYHLINNISSSFMVGFESDIPTFFVGSSSGHGTFGKVGIGTTEPIATLDVNGDLNFTGNLLQDGQPFVNSKWEETGDNIYYDFGNVGIGTNAPETKLHISEGDIYLEDINSGIIMKSPDGQCWKGKVDNSGQLNFENIDCNTLLKVAVPEKEINPIIKPNPASDYIEIYYKNYSDISNLWISDISGKLIFEYHDFNSEKINLNLGNIKSGTYIVSILFKKNKVFSETIIFQ encoded by the coding sequence ATGAAAAAATTAACAATAATAATACCGGCATTAATATTTACTTTAAGCATAAACGCACAAGTAAATTATTATAATAATACTATAACCGGCAGCAATGCCAGTGCTCTCGGAGAAGAAAACACTTCTTCAGGAACCAATTCTTTTGTATCAGGTTATAATTCAGAAGTATCAGGCAATTATTCCTCATCTTTAGGATACGGCAATACGGTAACAGCTCACGGAGCATTTGTAATGGGCACACTTTCAACTGCAACAAGTGCCGGTGCAACTGCAATCGGTAATAAAGTAGATGCAACAGGTTCATACAATTTTGTTATCGGTAAAGGACAATCCGGTTATCATCTTATAAATAATATTTCAAGCAGTTTTATGGTTGGTTTTGAAAGCGACATACCAACATTTTTTGTAGGCTCAAGCAGCGGACACGGCACTTTCGGAAAAGTAGGTATAGGAACAACAGAACCTATTGCAACATTAGATGTAAACGGTGATTTGAATTTTACCGGTAACTTGTTACAAGATGGTCAACCTTTCGTAAATTCAAAATGGGAAGAAACAGGAGATAACATTTATTATGATTTTGGTAATGTTGGAATAGGAACAAATGCACCGGAAACAAAACTGCATATTTCAGAAGGAGATATTTATTTGGAAGATATTAATTCAGGTATTATTATGAAATCACCGGACGGGCAATGTTGGAAAGGCAAAGTCGATAACAGCGGACAACTGAATTTTGAAAATATTGATTGCAATACTTTATTAAAAGTTGCAGTGCCTGAAAAAGAAATAAATCCAATAATAAAACCAAATCCTGCAAGTGATTATATTGAAATTTATTACAAAAATTATTCTGACATAAGTAATTTATGGATTTCTGATATAAGCGGTAAATTAATTTTTGAATATCACGATTTTAATTCAGAAAAAATTAATTTAAATCTTGGAAATATAAAAAGTGGCACTTATATAGTATCAATATTATTTAAAAAAAATAAAGTATTCTCTGAAACCATAATTTTTCAATAA
- a CDS encoding T9SS type A sorting domain-containing protein has product MKTILKLIFIFLSVIPAFSQESFRTEWEIEDNLTPIHGIVDNNGNTIIVGQIIKPQNNNEVDGFIFRMTPEGDYSYVRTSAPQDTNTVYNDIIQLDNGNYFILGRKGPTDFNGTNEQYKLIAYIFDENLNLIIEKEYNYNSTYKSLGFAGLLQEENGNILLAVSAERFTGSSSNKTDLGLFRFTQEGDTIETRFYHYQRNVYVYDFEKIPESDNYLILEFTTQLYGFFECYVLKPDLTAECINYYSSYDYIVSGDLSHAYWYPDKTFMMGSSMRISDNSTDKGLGVYRCDTLANISEYLFLNKVDTFDQHAYSQCMSYADENSIYITGYIWDYFNCENPDSIELYVVDTALNQVAYKSLGGDMSYDIFGVLTAKDGGAIIYGKAASPETDCYGNLVVYYVSRDELGLPPVQVFDIEEQEDNALVYPNPACDIVNIRIPFNGTISKITEVSGEITDGLTRQLWEQTRGQTRIKLYNSTGKKIYDYRLPNAGNTLQLNISNLNSGVYIYEITNDERVVSSGKFIRQ; this is encoded by the coding sequence ATGAAAACAATATTAAAATTAATATTCATATTTCTGTCTGTCATTCCGGCATTCTCACAAGAATCATTTCGCACAGAATGGGAAATTGAGGATAATTTAACTCCTATTCATGGAATTGTTGATAATAATGGAAATACTATAATTGTCGGACAAATTATTAAACCTCAAAACAATAATGAAGTTGACGGATTTATTTTCAGAATGACACCGGAAGGTGATTATTCTTATGTAAGAACATCAGCTCCACAAGATACAAATACAGTTTACAATGATATAATACAATTAGATAACGGTAACTATTTTATTTTGGGCAGAAAAGGACCTACTGATTTTAACGGAACAAATGAGCAATATAAACTAATAGCATACATCTTTGATGAAAACCTTAATCTAATTATAGAAAAAGAATATAATTATAACAGCACATATAAAAGTTTAGGTTTTGCGGGTTTACTGCAAGAAGAAAACGGTAATATTTTACTTGCTGTTTCTGCTGAAAGGTTCACAGGTAGCAGTTCAAATAAAACAGATTTGGGATTATTCAGATTTACACAAGAAGGAGATACAATTGAAACAAGGTTCTATCATTATCAAAGAAATGTATATGTTTATGATTTTGAAAAAATACCCGAATCAGATAATTATCTGATACTTGAATTTACAACACAATTATACGGTTTTTTTGAATGTTATGTACTTAAACCGGATTTAACCGCTGAATGTATTAATTATTACAGTTCATATGATTATATAGTTAGTGGAGATTTATCACATGCATATTGGTATCCCGATAAAACATTTATGATGGGAAGCAGTATGAGAATAAGTGATAATAGTACAGATAAAGGCCTTGGTGTTTACCGTTGTGATACATTGGCAAATATTTCGGAATATTTATTTTTAAATAAAGTTGATACTTTTGACCAACATGCTTACAGCCAATGTATGTCTTATGCAGATGAAAACAGCATTTATATTACGGGATATATTTGGGATTATTTCAATTGTGAAAACCCCGACAGTATAGAATTATATGTTGTTGATACTGCATTAAATCAAGTTGCATATAAATCACTCGGCGGAGATATGAGTTATGATATTTTCGGTGTATTAACTGCAAAAGACGGGGGTGCAATTATATACGGAAAAGCCGCTTCACCTGAAACTGATTGCTACGGTAATTTGGTTGTATATTATGTAAGCCGCGATGAACTCGGTTTACCGCCTGTACAGGTTTTTGATATTGAGGAGCAAGAAGATAATGCTCTTGTTTATCCTAACCCTGCATGTGATATTGTAAATATTCGCATACCTTTCAACGGAACAATCAGCAAAATAACTGAAGTATCCGGCGAAATAACTGACGGGTTAACCCGTCAGTTGTGGGAGCAGACGAGAGGACAAACAAGAATAAAATTATATAACAGCACGGGCAAAAAGATATACGACTATCGTTTACCGAATGCAGGCAACACATTGCAATTAAATATCAGTAATCTTAATTCGGGTGTTTATATTTATGAGATAACGAATGATGAGCGGGTTGTTTCAAGCGGGAAATTTATCAGACAGTGA